The following are encoded together in the Parabacteroides chongii genome:
- a CDS encoding TonB-dependent receptor, translating to MRITTFLLLVCVFCSFAENTHSQNARVSISKSNARLDNVLSEIESQTDYLFIYNNQVDVNRKVSVKVKNKPVSSVLDNLFKNTGIGYAMEGTHIVLTKNAENANPTQQQTRHITGTVVDVNDEPVIGANVVVKGTTNGTITDLDGRFTIEADSKSVLNVSYIGYLTKEITVGNQQSIRIILLEDTKTLDEVVVIGYGTQKKADLTGSVANVNTDDLNTQSNTTIGQALQGKIAGVDIVSQGGTPGGSTRIMVRGIGTLNNSAPLYIVDGMYMTGIDHINPNDIASIDVLKDASSAAIYGSRAANGVIIVTTKEGSNTEGKPIIDLSANIGVSAPSKYLNLLNAAGWAEVTTVSRRAAGLEPLDMALDLSSKPDNDWQDIMFGPALMQNYALSVKGGGKYSTYYNSVGYTNQDGVMKGTNYQRYTLQSKQDFKKGIFTAGTNVVLTYDQSDPLYGAIRGGMVGHTLQSIPTLEKYDSSNEGGYGSLYGDVVNLQHPMGMVDDALENRYSDNVKIYANAYVSVEPIKGLKYKLNVAPDFQFYRYNDYEGLYSYGLAKNEVTQVTEQQTRTRNVLVENLLSYDQTFGEHKVSLLAGYTYQDSRYRFLQGSGQGMPVGIMEIDAAAGGLAVSGNSTRSVLTSILGRAFYSYKNRYLITATIRRDGSSKFGSNHRYGNFPSVSAGWNIAEEGFVKNNASWLDQLKLRAGYGVLGNQEISNYQFVSVVSTGINYPNGNGGLIQGAFPKTFANPDIKWEETAMTNVGIDFMALRNRLTLTADWYVKNTKDILLNVPIPISTGGSNDPIRNAGKIRNQGVEFNIGWNETLNKDFSYGVNFLGTYNKNEVVEMGAESQAITGGTIHGGTYTSKTLAGYPIGGFWLIPTDGYFNSEAEVNAHQKDGNLIQPSAEPGDIRFKDTNNDGTINDDDRVYCGSPFPKFTYSINGNITYKNWDFSIGFQGVTGNKIYNATNLELTDVTRGTNYLASTLDYWTPNNQNAASPRLIWTDPNRNARSESDRYLESGSYFRLRNLQVGYTLPLAWCRGLVQKARVYVNAENLFTITSYSGYTPDVNSSDVYSRGFDEFIYPSNRTFMVGLNVTF from the coding sequence ATGCGGATCACCACATTTCTGTTATTAGTTTGTGTTTTTTGCTCTTTTGCGGAAAATACACATTCTCAGAATGCCCGGGTAAGCATTAGTAAGAGTAATGCTAGACTGGACAATGTATTAAGTGAGATAGAAAGTCAGACAGATTATTTGTTTATTTATAATAATCAGGTAGATGTTAATCGGAAAGTTTCTGTAAAAGTAAAAAATAAACCTGTATCTTCTGTTTTGGATAATCTGTTCAAAAATACAGGGATCGGATACGCAATGGAAGGGACACATATCGTTCTGACTAAAAATGCAGAAAATGCTAATCCTACGCAACAGCAAACGAGACATATAACAGGTACTGTCGTTGATGTGAATGATGAACCTGTTATTGGTGCTAATGTTGTTGTAAAAGGTACGACTAACGGGACAATTACAGATTTGGACGGCCGTTTTACCATCGAAGCTGATTCTAAATCTGTATTGAATGTATCTTATATTGGGTATCTGACGAAAGAAATTACTGTCGGGAATCAACAATCGATCCGTATCATATTATTGGAGGATACGAAAACACTGGACGAAGTTGTGGTAATCGGTTATGGAACACAGAAAAAAGCGGACTTGACAGGCTCGGTGGCCAATGTCAATACGGACGATCTGAACACACAAAGTAATACGACGATCGGACAGGCTCTGCAAGGAAAGATTGCCGGTGTAGATATTGTCTCTCAAGGCGGAACACCTGGTGGAAGTACACGTATTATGGTTCGTGGTATCGGTACGTTGAACAATTCAGCTCCTTTATATATTGTCGATGGTATGTATATGACTGGGATAGACCATATCAATCCGAACGATATTGCCAGTATCGACGTATTGAAAGACGCTTCTTCAGCAGCTATTTATGGTTCTCGTGCAGCCAATGGTGTGATCATCGTGACTACAAAAGAAGGATCAAATACGGAGGGCAAACCTATTATTGACCTTTCGGCCAATATCGGTGTCAGTGCACCATCCAAATATTTGAATCTGCTAAATGCTGCTGGATGGGCTGAGGTTACAACTGTTTCCCGAAGGGCCGCAGGGTTGGAGCCTCTTGATATGGCTCTTGATTTGTCATCCAAACCAGACAATGATTGGCAGGATATTATGTTTGGTCCGGCATTAATGCAGAACTATGCTCTTTCCGTAAAAGGGGGAGGAAAATACTCCACCTATTATAATAGTGTCGGTTATACGAATCAAGACGGTGTGATGAAAGGTACAAACTATCAGCGTTATACATTGCAGAGCAAGCAGGATTTTAAAAAGGGAATTTTTACAGCCGGAACGAATGTGGTTTTGACTTACGATCAGAGTGATCCGTTGTATGGAGCTATCCGAGGCGGTATGGTTGGGCACACTTTGCAGTCAATTCCGACTTTGGAAAAATATGATTCAAGCAATGAAGGGGGCTACGGTAGCTTGTATGGTGATGTGGTGAATTTGCAACACCCTATGGGAATGGTTGATGACGCGTTGGAAAACCGGTATAGTGATAATGTAAAGATCTATGCGAATGCCTATGTATCCGTGGAGCCGATAAAAGGATTAAAATATAAGCTGAATGTTGCTCCGGACTTCCAGTTCTATCGTTATAATGATTATGAAGGATTGTATAGTTATGGTTTGGCAAAGAATGAAGTGACACAGGTGACGGAGCAACAGACAAGAACACGTAATGTGTTGGTTGAAAATCTGCTTTCTTACGACCAGACATTTGGCGAACATAAGGTATCATTGTTGGCCGGTTATACTTATCAAGATTCCCGCTATCGTTTCTTGCAAGGTTCTGGTCAGGGAATGCCCGTTGGAATTATGGAAATTGATGCTGCGGCCGGTGGTTTGGCTGTAAGTGGTAATTCTACTCGTAGTGTGTTGACGTCTATTTTAGGCCGTGCTTTCTATTCTTATAAGAATCGTTATTTGATTACGGCTACAATTCGCCGTGACGGTTCTTCCAAATTCGGATCGAATCATCGCTATGGCAATTTCCCTTCTGTTTCTGCTGGTTGGAATATTGCAGAAGAAGGTTTTGTGAAGAATAATGCGTCCTGGCTGGATCAGTTGAAATTGAGAGCCGGTTATGGCGTATTAGGTAATCAGGAGATTTCCAATTATCAGTTTGTGTCAGTTGTGTCGACAGGTATTAACTATCCAAATGGTAATGGTGGTCTGATACAGGGAGCTTTTCCGAAAACATTTGCAAATCCGGATATTAAGTGGGAAGAAACAGCCATGACGAATGTCGGAATCGACTTTATGGCTTTGCGAAACCGACTGACATTGACGGCTGACTGGTACGTGAAAAACACAAAGGATATTCTATTGAATGTCCCTATTCCTATATCAACCGGAGGTTCTAATGATCCGATTCGCAACGCCGGGAAAATCCGTAATCAAGGAGTTGAGTTTAATATCGGTTGGAATGAAACATTGAATAAAGACTTTTCTTATGGCGTAAATTTCCTGGGGACATATAATAAGAATGAAGTGGTGGAAATGGGAGCTGAGTCACAGGCTATCACCGGTGGAACAATACATGGTGGAACTTACACAAGCAAGACGTTGGCAGGCTATCCGATCGGAGGGTTTTGGTTGATTCCGACCGATGGCTATTTCAATAGTGAAGCCGAAGTGAATGCCCATCAAAAGGATGGCAACTTAATCCAGCCGAGTGCAGAACCGGGTGATATTCGCTTCAAGGATACGAACAATGATGGAACAATCAATGATGACGACCGGGTATATTGTGGTAGTCCATTCCCGAAATTCACTTACTCAATCAATGGTAATATTACGTATAAAAATTGGGATTTTTCAATTGGATTCCAGGGAGTAACAGGTAATAAAATTTATAACGCGACGAATCTGGAACTGACAGATGTCACACGAGGTACAAATTATTTGGCAAGTACCTTGGATTATTGGACTCCAAATAATCAAAATGCAGCCAGCCCTCGTTTGATTTGGACAGATCCGAACCGGAATGCCCGTTCCGAGTCTGATCGTTATTTGGAAAGTGGCTCTTATTTCCGTTTGAGAAACCTGCAGGTTGGTTATACATTGCCTCTTGCATGGTGTCGTGGCCTGGTGCAGAAAGCACGTGTGTATGTGAATGCGGAAAATCTCTTTACGATTACGTCCTATTCCGGATATACGCCGGATGTGAACTCCTCTGATGTCTATTCTCGTGGTTTCGATGAGTTTATATATCCATCCAACCGTACCTTTATGGTTGGTTTGAATGTTACATTTTAA
- a CDS encoding RagB/SusD family nutrient uptake outer membrane protein codes for MKRIYLYFMFCAAAVLGLSTSCDSQLDQINPNKATEDTFWESKADFELALTSCYTPLKNALNGGYYGTRGVMMRIARADEVEFRNDISDVFQACYFTNTNGNSLSQGMFYQFYNALYRTNSIMQKLEEKGGEFESEFVDKVKGECLFIRGFYLFQLGKEFKNAPLRMTASQSPSTFPLEKATQAEIWAQAEQDLMTAASLLPVVNDVIGKPTRGAAYAMLGKLYVYAESFDKAIQVLEPLTKSPYTYSLVDDFAWNFDEAHENNSESIFELLMEPVGGTDIWGDGENLNSTQTNTRPKEYAAPEAGGWYEAQPTQQMMDMFWAEKDKDGNSDYRARASVAWDYEGCMYYLKPFREKFGSDKWNSYWILKYQNWNTAESEASPPMSCINERAIRYADVILLLAESYLRGSQDLSKAIVYLNQIRERANLNPYGGAQTYEAVFNDLERQRAIEFFVEGERFYDLRRWGLLEKRMETCNSVRYKQLMTGKVGDTNRYYYYPIPSKELETNTLCTPNEGW; via the coding sequence ATGAAGCGAATATATTTATATTTTATGTTTTGTGCTGCAGCCGTTTTGGGTTTGAGTACATCCTGTGACTCTCAATTGGATCAGATAAATCCAAATAAAGCGACAGAAGATACGTTTTGGGAGAGTAAGGCGGATTTTGAACTGGCTTTGACTTCTTGTTATACTCCATTGAAAAATGCTTTGAATGGCGGTTATTATGGAACACGAGGGGTGATGATGCGTATCGCACGTGCCGATGAGGTAGAATTCAGGAATGATATTAGCGATGTATTCCAAGCTTGCTATTTTACGAATACAAATGGTAATTCTCTTTCTCAAGGAATGTTTTATCAGTTTTATAATGCTTTGTATCGAACCAATTCCATTATGCAGAAACTGGAAGAAAAAGGAGGAGAGTTTGAATCTGAATTTGTGGATAAGGTAAAAGGCGAATGTTTATTTATTCGAGGTTTCTATCTGTTTCAGTTGGGTAAAGAATTTAAGAATGCTCCGTTGCGTATGACGGCTTCGCAGTCTCCTTCCACTTTCCCTTTGGAAAAAGCGACTCAGGCAGAGATTTGGGCACAGGCCGAACAGGATTTGATGACGGCTGCTTCTTTGTTGCCGGTAGTAAACGATGTGATAGGAAAACCAACCCGAGGAGCTGCTTATGCAATGTTGGGTAAGCTGTATGTGTATGCGGAAAGTTTTGATAAGGCTATCCAGGTGCTGGAACCACTGACCAAGTCGCCTTATACCTATAGCCTGGTAGATGATTTTGCATGGAATTTTGATGAAGCACATGAAAACAACTCGGAAAGCATTTTCGAATTGTTGATGGAGCCGGTTGGTGGTACAGATATTTGGGGAGACGGAGAAAACCTCAACTCGACGCAAACCAATACTCGTCCGAAAGAATATGCCGCCCCCGAAGCTGGAGGCTGGTATGAAGCACAACCGACCCAACAGATGATGGATATGTTTTGGGCTGAAAAAGATAAGGATGGTAATTCGGATTATCGGGCACGCGCTTCTGTGGCTTGGGATTATGAAGGTTGTATGTATTATTTGAAGCCTTTCCGTGAAAAGTTCGGGTCAGACAAGTGGAATTCTTATTGGATATTGAAATACCAAAATTGGAATACGGCAGAATCTGAGGCCTCACCTCCTATGTCTTGTATCAATGAGCGTGCTATCCGTTATGCAGATGTCATTTTACTATTGGCAGAATCTTATCTGCGTGGTTCGCAGGATTTATCAAAAGCAATTGTTTATTTGAACCAAATCCGTGAACGGGCAAACTTGAATCCCTATGGTGGAGCACAGACATACGAGGCTGTTTTTAATGATTTGGAACGTCAGCGTGCTATTGAGTTCTTTGTAGAAGGCGAACGTTTCTACGATCTGCGTCGTTGGGGATTGTTGGAAAAGCGTATGGAAACTTGTAATTCTGTTCGCTATAAGCAGCTAATGACAGGGAAAGTTGGAGATACGAATCGTTATTATTACTATCCTATACCTTCGAAGGAATTGGAAACGAATACGTTATGTACACCTAATGAGGGTTGGTAG
- a CDS encoding sugar-binding domain-containing protein: MKYISQWKWILSLLLCCFFHAEAAEVIRFDLGWKFSLNDVGEEAVFPGYNDSAWRTLNLPHDWSIEGAYEQTANGTDWQSGFLPAGIGWYRKTFAYDPAWATKKVRIRFDGIYLNSEVWINGHSLGKRPNGYIGFEYDLTPYLRKGNNCIAVKVDQSKPLTGRWYTGSGIYRHVHLIISSPVHISYSGVYFKVDTFLPEKALCSVEVSVVNPEKEKVRIVSCLQDRNGIIVAESFGTEDLFGQDKMRMTVVSPKRWSPENPVVYTLICRLEKSGKLLDEVRQLVGFRSLEFSPEFGFKLNGEVTKLKGVCDHHTAGAVGAAVPEDILYYRLKLLKEMGCNAIRTSHNPFSPEFYTMCDTMGLMVLNEGLDGWNIPKAVDDYGNYFDEWWEKDMTDFIKRDRNHPSVIMWSIGNEVNGASQEIQRNLVDLFHSLDVRPVTQGGADPTRGMSVDYKKNFGMLDIVGFNGNGEEIGELEKFRDKYPSVCAVATEVPHTYQTRGVYRTKTQWRRRDFPAPWEKKNPIKWDLFEKRVFPIPDLAAEEFFPEEEIHPYYQSSYDNASVRISVRRAWQRTCAFPWLMGEFRWGSFDYLGEAEWPQRCGNFGIIDVAAMPKDAYYLYQSLWTDKPMVHLLPHWTHMGKEGKIVPVVVYTNCDSVELLLNNVSLGTQPYKGEQLVWNIPYESGRIEAKAKNGNRIVATDMQQTASLAYTVSCSANKLELQAGSAEVARLEFSVVDRNGVLCPYASDELSFDLDGPIRLLGVDNGDPVDMFPYKQPRCRSFRGKCVLLIQAADIPGKAAVTVRSEKLTEKKIMLEIK; this comes from the coding sequence ATGAAATATATAAGTCAATGGAAATGGATTCTCTCCTTGTTGCTTTGCTGTTTTTTTCATGCGGAAGCTGCGGAGGTTATTCGTTTTGATTTGGGTTGGAAATTCAGTTTGAATGATGTGGGGGAGGAGGCTGTCTTTCCCGGTTATAATGATTCTGCCTGGCGGACATTAAATTTGCCTCACGATTGGAGTATAGAGGGGGCGTATGAGCAAACGGCCAACGGGACAGACTGGCAAAGCGGTTTTTTGCCGGCAGGAATAGGATGGTATCGTAAAACGTTTGCTTATGATCCTGCATGGGCTACTAAAAAAGTCCGTATCCGGTTTGATGGAATTTATCTGAATAGTGAAGTTTGGATTAATGGTCATTCTTTAGGTAAACGGCCGAATGGCTATATCGGTTTTGAATATGATCTGACTCCTTATTTGAGAAAGGGGAATAATTGTATTGCGGTGAAAGTCGACCAGTCTAAACCTCTCACCGGGCGTTGGTATACAGGTTCCGGTATATATCGGCATGTTCATCTGATCATATCTTCTCCGGTACATATTTCCTATTCGGGTGTTTATTTTAAAGTAGATACCTTTTTGCCAGAGAAGGCGCTGTGTTCAGTTGAGGTTTCCGTTGTAAATCCGGAAAAGGAGAAAGTACGGATCGTTTCCTGCTTACAGGATAGGAATGGGATAATCGTAGCTGAAAGTTTTGGAACAGAAGATCTTTTTGGGCAAGATAAAATGCGGATGACTGTTGTATCTCCGAAGCGCTGGTCTCCTGAGAATCCGGTTGTTTATACGTTGATATGCCGGTTGGAAAAGTCTGGGAAGTTATTGGATGAGGTTCGACAATTGGTCGGTTTTCGCTCTTTGGAATTTAGTCCGGAATTTGGCTTTAAGCTGAATGGAGAGGTTACAAAGTTAAAAGGAGTATGTGATCATCATACGGCAGGAGCTGTTGGTGCTGCTGTGCCGGAAGATATTTTGTATTATCGATTGAAGTTGCTGAAAGAAATGGGGTGTAATGCGATTCGTACTTCTCATAATCCTTTTTCTCCGGAGTTTTATACGATGTGTGATACAATGGGATTAATGGTTTTGAATGAAGGGTTGGATGGCTGGAATATCCCGAAAGCTGTAGATGATTATGGAAACTATTTTGACGAATGGTGGGAAAAAGATATGACAGACTTTATCAAGCGTGATCGTAATCATCCGTCTGTTATTATGTGGAGCATTGGAAATGAGGTGAATGGTGCATCACAAGAGATACAGCGTAATTTGGTGGATTTGTTTCATTCGCTAGATGTGCGTCCGGTAACACAAGGTGGGGCTGATCCTACTCGCGGAATGTCTGTAGACTATAAAAAGAATTTTGGAATGCTTGATATTGTCGGTTTCAATGGAAATGGGGAGGAAATCGGTGAACTGGAGAAATTTAGGGATAAATATCCGTCTGTATGTGCTGTTGCGACGGAAGTGCCCCATACTTACCAGACGCGTGGTGTTTACAGGACAAAAACTCAGTGGAGAAGGAGAGACTTCCCAGCTCCTTGGGAAAAGAAAAATCCGATTAAATGGGATTTGTTTGAGAAGCGAGTGTTCCCAATCCCCGACCTTGCAGCGGAAGAGTTTTTTCCGGAAGAGGAGATTCATCCATATTATCAATCATCGTATGACAATGCATCGGTACGTATCAGTGTTCGCAGAGCCTGGCAAAGGACCTGTGCATTCCCTTGGTTGATGGGCGAGTTTCGCTGGGGTAGTTTTGATTATCTGGGAGAAGCTGAGTGGCCGCAACGTTGTGGTAATTTCGGTATTATTGATGTGGCTGCCATGCCTAAAGATGCTTATTATCTGTATCAGAGTCTGTGGACTGATAAACCGATGGTACATTTGCTGCCTCATTGGACTCACATGGGAAAAGAAGGGAAAATAGTACCGGTTGTCGTATATACGAATTGTGATTCTGTTGAATTGTTATTAAATAATGTATCTTTGGGCACTCAACCTTATAAAGGAGAACAATTGGTTTGGAATATACCTTATGAATCAGGCCGTATTGAGGCAAAGGCGAAGAACGGGAATAGAATAGTGGCAACAGATATGCAACAAACAGCATCGTTAGCCTATACGGTCAGCTGCTCTGCAAACAAATTGGAGTTACAGGCTGGTTCTGCTGAGGTGGCAAGGCTTGAGTTCTCAGTAGTCGACCGGAATGGTGTTTTATGTCCGTATGCGTCAGATGAACTGTCATTCGATTTGGATGGACCTATTCGCTTGTTAGGAGTGGATAATGGAGATCCGGTTGATATGTTCCCATACAAACAGCCCCGCTGCAGGAGTTTTAGGGGAAAATGTGTTTTATTGATACAGGCTGCCGATATACCAGGGAAAGCGGCCGTAACTGTACGTTCAGAGAAGTTGACTGAAAAGAAAATAATGTTGGAAATAAAATGA
- a CDS encoding glycoside hydrolase family 20 zincin-like fold domain-containing protein, with product MKTTLFACLLFVTGSLFARNLDKTFQLLPQPQSVEVLSGKGLSFGELSYVSSTEGTSIPVLGEIVDGLPQSKRSGKGVRFQLSTTNVPDSPEGYVLEISDKGVIVTSRDNAGLFYGAQTLEQLLEDSRDFKKEIPSMKITDYPAIAYRAVHLDTKHHLDRMEYYYRMVDKLARYKVNAIIWELEDKLRFTHRPEAGAPNAISKQEMQALCRYAKERNVEISPLVQGLGHAGFILKHHWELRENPASDWEFCPSDPRTYEVQFDLYLDALEAMPYGRYLHVGGDEITAIGIDDRCKATGKSAFELQMVWLKKVCQFAVDHGRIPIFWDDMPLKYADLWELALSDKTEEEVAKEWNTEKLDKAIDLFPKECVYMRWKYEDATAPAHRKLLKWYSDKGLKVMGATAASAGDSPFLPRNNTRAGYVKGFSQLVAENHLEGILATAWDDGSPHLETVWRGYIAQGEFGWNPTARDIETFKKVHAQREYGFRPEENRMQFLDELEKAIFFFDGALVTSGRRNPAWGTTAFTLMELPDKANPGTWSETYKEKITKAKEEAKRYELIADGVRTAEKNALRNRYTLEVYEQTNNLQNYPTRLILALNEYDTAKDAAARKAALDKVVGICNNFKEMRSNLEAVYSETRFMQQPEGFIADMNHHNHLSSKTENSDWLYLYEIPMIKKVLQWANQ from the coding sequence ATGAAAACAACTCTATTTGCTTGTTTATTATTCGTTACAGGTAGTTTGTTTGCCCGTAACCTGGATAAAACATTCCAGCTATTACCACAACCGCAATCGGTAGAAGTCCTTTCCGGTAAAGGATTGAGCTTTGGTGAATTGTCGTATGTATCGTCTACTGAGGGCACATCGATCCCAGTACTGGGTGAGATTGTAGATGGATTGCCTCAAAGTAAACGTAGCGGTAAAGGTGTCCGGTTTCAATTGTCGACGACAAATGTACCTGACTCTCCCGAAGGATATGTGCTTGAAATATCTGATAAAGGGGTAATCGTTACATCGAGAGATAATGCCGGGCTTTTTTACGGTGCACAGACCTTGGAACAGTTGCTGGAAGACAGCCGGGATTTTAAGAAGGAAATACCTTCGATGAAGATAACGGATTATCCGGCCATCGCTTATCGTGCTGTCCATCTGGATACCAAGCATCATCTGGATCGGATGGAGTACTATTACCGTATGGTGGATAAGCTGGCCCGTTATAAAGTGAATGCAATAATCTGGGAACTGGAAGATAAGTTGCGTTTCACCCATCGCCCTGAAGCCGGTGCTCCGAATGCAATCAGCAAACAGGAGATGCAGGCTTTATGCCGGTATGCGAAGGAGCGGAATGTAGAGATCAGTCCGTTGGTACAAGGTTTGGGACATGCCGGATTTATTCTGAAACATCATTGGGAATTGCGGGAGAATCCGGCAAGCGACTGGGAGTTTTGTCCGTCCGATCCCCGTACCTACGAGGTGCAGTTCGATCTGTATCTGGATGCGCTCGAAGCAATGCCTTACGGGAGATACCTGCATGTGGGCGGGGATGAGATAACAGCTATCGGTATCGATGACCGTTGCAAGGCTACCGGAAAGTCTGCATTCGAGTTGCAGATGGTATGGTTGAAAAAGGTTTGCCAGTTTGCTGTCGATCATGGTCGTATTCCTATCTTCTGGGATGACATGCCGCTTAAATATGCAGACCTGTGGGAACTGGCTTTGAGCGATAAGACAGAAGAGGAAGTGGCAAAGGAATGGAATACCGAAAAGCTGGATAAAGCGATCGATCTCTTTCCGAAAGAATGTGTATATATGCGTTGGAAATATGAAGATGCGACCGCTCCGGCACATCGTAAGCTATTGAAATGGTATAGCGATAAAGGGCTGAAAGTAATGGGTGCTACTGCTGCGTCAGCCGGCGATTCTCCTTTCCTGCCACGCAATAACACACGGGCGGGATATGTGAAAGGTTTCAGTCAGCTTGTTGCGGAAAATCATCTGGAAGGGATTCTGGCAACAGCCTGGGATGACGGTTCTCCACATCTGGAAACAGTTTGGCGCGGTTATATCGCGCAAGGCGAGTTCGGCTGGAATCCGACAGCACGGGATATAGAAACTTTCAAGAAGGTTCATGCCCAGCGTGAATATGGTTTCCGTCCGGAAGAGAACCGGATGCAATTTCTCGACGAACTGGAAAAAGCGATCTTCTTCTTTGATGGGGCATTAGTCACTTCCGGACGGAGAAATCCGGCCTGGGGAACAACTGCCTTTACATTGATGGAGTTGCCGGATAAAGCAAATCCGGGCACATGGAGCGAAACATATAAAGAGAAAATAACGAAAGCCAAAGAAGAAGCGAAACGCTATGAGCTTATTGCCGATGGAGTTCGTACGGCTGAAAAGAATGCTTTGCGTAACCGTTATACCCTGGAAGTGTATGAGCAAACGAATAATCTGCAAAACTATCCGACCCGTTTGATATTGGCATTGAATGAGTATGACACGGCGAAAGATGCTGCTGCCCGCAAAGCTGCTTTGGATAAAGTTGTCGGCATTTGTAATAATTTCAAAGAAATGCGTTCAAACCTGGAAGCCGTTTATTCGGAAACCCGCTTTATGCAGCAACCGGAAGGTTTTATTGCCGATATGAATCACCATAACCATTTGTCATCGAAAACAGAAAATAGCGACTGGCTCTATCTGTATGAAATCCCGATGATAAAGAAGGTGCTTCAATGGGCAAACCAATAA